From the genome of Leptotrichia trevisanii DSM 22070:
GAATACCGTCAAAATTCCCCAAAATCACAATATTTTTATTCTGTTTTATTTCTTTAAGATTTTTATCATAATCAGTAAATTCCAAATCACTATTATATTTTACAATATCCTCTATTTCGGATAAATTTTCTGTAATAAATTTCATTATTAAATCTCGTTCCTTTTTTATTTAATCAATTTACATATTAGATTTTATCATAATTTCAATTTATACTCAACCTTTTTGATATTAAACAGATAAAATTAAATAATTTCAGGAATAAAAAATAAAAACTGATAAAAAAATAGCCACAAACTCGTAAATCTATTTTGAGCCAATGACTATGATTTTTTGTTCAATTGTTTTTAATTTTTTATTTTTCATTTTTTGCTTTTGTTACTTCTTCATCAGCTTTTTTTTCATTTTTTTCTACTGACGATGAATTTGATGTATTTTTAGATTCTTCCTTTATAAGAGCAACTTTCATTTTCTTTCTTCCTTCAAATACACCACCTTCCTGAATTACAAATAAAGCCGAAGTTATTGTAGCGTAAGCTTTTCCAGTGCTTCCTATTTCAACTTTAGTGGCTGCAATTTCTCCTGATACTTCTCCGTCTACAATTACATTTTCAGCTGTAACATTACCTTTTACCATTCCTGTTTTTCCAATATGAACAAGTTTGTTCCCTTTAATATCTCCATTTAGGACACCGTCCATCTTGAATAAAGAATTTGATTCGATAGTTCCTGTTATTGTTGTTTCCATTGAAATTGTACTGACACCATGCACATTTTCCTCATTGTTTGCAGAAAATTGCTTGCTAAGATCAGTTGTTTCTCTTTTTTCTTTTGGTTTATTGCTAGAAAATATTGCCATTTTTACTCCTTTCTTGAAATTAAATTAATTTTTATTGTGAAATTACTCATAATGTTATTGTACTACATTTTCTTTGTTTTTTCAAATATTTTTTTAATATTTTGAGATTAACTTAAAAAATTTTATTTATATACTTAGAAATATTATCAATTATATCTGTCGCATTTACAATATATTGACTTTTCACCAATTCATCTGCAATTTTACCATGCAGATATGCTCCAATGCTGGCAGACTGTATCAAATCGTATTTCTGTCCAGCAAGTGAACAAATTATTCCTGTTAGGCAATCTCCCATTCCGCCATTTGCCATATGAGAATTTCCTGTACTGTTTACAAAAAGCATTTCTCCATTCGTAATAATCGTATTTTTACCTTTTAACAACAAAGTTAATTCATATTTTTTTGCAAAGTTTTTTGTTACTTCAAGTTTATTTTTATTAATTTCGTCTGGTAAAAATCCTGTAAGCCGTGAAAATTCAACTAAATGTGGTGTTAAAATAGCTCTATTTTTTATATTCCCAAAAAGTTCTCTATTTTCAGCCAATAAATTCAAAGCATCCGCATCC
Proteins encoded in this window:
- a CDS encoding bactofilin family protein, whose product is MAIFSSNKPKEKRETTDLSKQFSANNEENVHGVSTISMETTITGTIESNSLFKMDGVLNGDIKGNKLVHIGKTGMVKGNVTAENVIVDGEVSGEIAATKVEIGSTGKAYATITSALFVIQEGGVFEGRKKMKVALIKEESKNTSNSSSVEKNEKKADEEVTKAKNEK